One genomic region from Sciurus carolinensis chromosome 2, mSciCar1.2, whole genome shotgun sequence encodes:
- the Eid1 gene encoding EP300-interacting inhibitor of differentiation 1, with product MSEMAELSELYEESNDLQMDVMLGEGDLPQMEVGSGNREPSLSPSRNGAPPQLEEEGPMEAEEAQPMAAPKWKRGLAIRPNPGEQPGQIAGPDFESEDEGEEFDDWEDDYDYPEEEQLSGAGYRVSAALEEANKMFLRTSRAREAALDGGFQMHYEKTPFDQLAFIEELFSLMVVNRLTEELGCDEIIDRE from the coding sequence ATGTCGGAAATGGCAGAGCTGTCCGAGCTGTATGAAGAGAGCAATGACCTACAGATGGATGTGATGCTTGGCGAGGGTGACCTTCCGCAGATGGAGGTAGGCAGCGGGAACCGGGAGCCATCCTTGAGCCCCTCCCGCAACGGGGCCCCGCCACAGCTGGAGGAGGAAGGCCCAATGGAGGCGGAGGAGGCCCAGCCAATGGCGGCGCCAAAGTGGAAACGCGGCCTGGCTATCCGGCCCAACCCTGGGGAACAGCCGGGCCAGATCGCGGGCCCAGACTTCGAGAGCGAGGACGAGGGCGAGGAATTTGATGACTGGGAGGACGACTACGACTATCCCGAAGAGGAGCAGCTGAGTGGGGCGGGCTACAGAGTGTCAGCCGCCCTTGAAGAAGCCAACAAGATGTTTCTGAGAACATCCCGAGCAAGAGAAGCAGCCCTGGATGGCGGGTTTCAGATGCATTATGAGAAGACCCCGTTTGATCAGTTAGCTTTTATCGAAGAGCTTTTTTCACTTATGGTGGTCAATCGTCTGACCGAAGAACTCGGTTGTGATGAGATTATTGATAGAGAGTAG